CATTGACGGGCACGAGCTAGGCGAAGTCTTTGGGCTTACTACCTTTGATCAGAAACCTCGTGAACAGGGGGCCCTCGCTGCGCGCCGCATCTTGGCCCGGCTGGATCAGTCCTCTCAGGACGCCGCTGTGGCGTACCAGCCGGTGGCAGAAGAGTTTCCTACCGAGTTGGTAGTGCGTAGGAGTACTGCGGTGCCGGTGGTGGGGTAGCTGCTGCTGGGGTGAGCAGAGCGGCTTTAAATGGCTCTCCGTGGTTCGTGGTGAATTCTGGTTTCGTGTCCTTGAACAAAGGTGGCTCGTAGCCCTGTTGTGATGGATGTTCTGACGCATTCATCGATGACAGGACTACGAGCCTTGAATGAGCTTACTTTGGTGCACCCTGATGCTGCCACCACGATATTCAATCTGGACGACTACCGTGTCCTAGAAACCCAGACGCTGAGTTTTGGCCAACGCAGGATCCATATTGAAAGCACCGTTGAATCCGGGTGCCCAGGATGCGGCGTCATCAGCACCCGTCGCCATTCCGGCCGGCAACAACGCGTCCGCGATATCCCTGTGGCTGGTCCGGTGGAAGTTGTCTGGGCCAAGCGCCGGCTGTTTTGCGACGAGTCATTGTGCCCGCGCAAAACGTTCTTTGAAGCCACGATAGAGGTCCCGGCCAGGTCACGTACTACGAGCCGGCTCCGTAGCGCTCTCGTGCGAGCAGTCATTGACTCTGGCCGCGCCGCAACGGAAACCGCCACCGCTCACGGCGTCTCCTGGTGGTTGGTGCAAAAGGCGCTGAACTTGGCTGCAACGAAGCTTCCCAGCGTGGATCTGCTGCGCCCGCGGATGCTGGGGATCGATGAACACCGTTTCCGGTCCGTCCGTTTCTTCAAGGACCCGGAAACTAAGCTATGGCAGCGGATTGAACCGTGGATGACCACGATTGTTGACCTAGATACGAGCCAGATCCTTGGCGTTGTTGACGGCCGTGACCACACAGGAGTCGGAGCATGGCTGATCAAACGCCCCCTGGAGTGGCGGCTCGGAGTTCAAGTCGTCGCCATTGATCCCTCAGCAGCATTCCGCAAAGCCTTGAGGATGTGGCTACCCCGAACCGCCGTTTCTGTTGACCATTTCCACTTGATCCAGCTGGCGAATCAGGCCCTGACCGAGGTCCGCCAGCAACTCTCCCATCAGGTGCGGGGTCGTCGTGGCCGGGCTGTGGATCCGGCGTGGGCGCACCGGATGCTGCTCCTACGCGCCGGCGATTCACTTTCCGATCAGGCCCGGGCCCGGTTGGAGAAAGTCTTCGCCACCGACGATCCGACCGGGAAACTCAAGGCAGCGTGGGATGTGAAGGAACAAGTGCGGACACTGCTGCGTACCGGCTCCTTGGAAGACGCCGAACTAGCCAAGGAAGACCTCGAGCGGCTGGTGAAGGAATCAAAGCAGCCCGAGACGACCAGGCTGTGGCGGACCATCTGCCGCTGGTGGAAAGAGATCGAGGTCCTCATCGTCACCGGTGCCACTACAGGAAAAGTCGAAGCCAACAACACCAGCATCAAACACATCAAGAGGACCGGGCGTGGCTTCGTCAATAGCACCAACTACACAACTCGTATTATGCTCAGGAGCGCCGCCCGAACAGCGGTGAATCATCCATGACAACAATGGAATTCACCACGAACCGCGGAGAGCCCTTTAAATAGTGGTGGCCACCTTGGGTGGGGGTGGCCTTGAATAGTGGTGTTGGGGGTGTTGTGGTTGTGGTGTTAAATGTGGGGAGGCCCCACACCAGTGTTGGTGTGGGGCCTCGACCCTTTTTTACGTGTTGTCCGGCGGTGTCCTACTCTCCCACATCCTCACGAATGCAGTACCATCGGCGCTGTGGGTCTTAGCTTCCGGGTTCGGAATGGGACCGGGCGTTTCCCCCACGCTATGACCACCGTAACTCGTTCCCCAGTTCCAGTTTCCTGGTTGGGTGGCTTGTTGGGTGCTCTTGGAGCAACAGTATTTTATTATACAGGCTCTTCGTGTTTCTCTTTTCACCAGGAACTGGTGGGTAGAGTCACAGTAAAGGAACCTGTTTTTTTTGGTTTCAACTTAACAAATCCTTGATGGGTTTGTTGGTTGGGAACCACATAGTGAACGCGAGCATACTCATGTCATATAAGAGTGTGTGTGGTGTAAGTTATCGGCCTATTAGTACCGGTCAGCTTCACGAGTCTTTAGTCCTCGCTTCCACATCCGGCCTATCAACCCAGTGGTCTGCTGGGGGCCTCTCACACGTTTAGGTGTATGGAAATCTCATCTTGAAGCGGGCTTCCCGCTTAGATGCTTTCAGCGGTTATCCCATCCGAACGTAGCTAATCAGCGATGCACTTGGCAGTACAACTGACACACCAGAGGTTCGTCCGTCCCGGTCCTCTCGTACTAAGGACAGACCTTCTCAAATTTCCTGCGCGCGCAGCGGATAGGGACCGAACTGTCTCACGACGTTCTAAACCCAGCTCGCGTACCGCTTTAATGGGCGAACAGCCCAACCCTTGGGACCTACTCCAGCCCCAGGATGCGACGAGCCGACATCGAGGTGCCAAACCATGCCGTCGATATGGACTCTTGGGCAAGATCAGCCTGTTATCCCGAGGTACCTTTTATCCGTTGAGCGACGGCCATTCCACAATGTGCCGCCGGATCACTAGTCCCGACTTTCGTCCCTGCTCGAGGTGTCCCTCTCACAGTCAAGCTCCCTTGTGCACTTACACTCGAAACCTGATTGCCAACCAGGCTGAGGGAACCTTTGGGCGCCTCCGTTACTTTTTAGGAGGCAACCGCCCCAGTTAAACTACCCATCAGGCACTGTCCCTGACCCGGATTACGGGCCGAAGTTAGATGTCCAAAGTGACCAGAGTGGTATTTCAACGATGACTCCACAACAACTAGCGTTGTCGCTTCACAGTCTCCCACCTATCCTACACAAGCCACTCCGAACACCAATACCAAACTATAGTAAAGGTCTCGGGGTCTTTCCGTCCTGCTGCGCGTAACGAGCATCTTTACTCGTACTGCAATTTCGCCGAGTTTATGGTTGAGACAGCGGGGAAGTCGTTACTCCATTCGTGCAGGTCGGAACTTACCCGACAAGGAATTTCGCTACCTTAGGATGGTTATAGTTACCACCGCCGTTTACTGGGGCTTAAATTCTCAGCTTCGCTCAACAAGTTGAGCTAACCGGTCCTCTTAACCTTCCAGCACCGGGCAGGAGTCAGTCCATATACATCGTCTTGCGACTTCGCATGGACCTGTGTTTTAGTAAACAGTCGCTTCCCCTGGTCTCTGCGGCCCACACACGCTCACGGACAGCTAGTGTCCTTCACATGGCAGGCCCCCCTTCTCCCGAAGTTACGGGGGCATTTTGCCGAGTCCTTAACCATAATTCTCTCGATCGCCTTAGTATTCTCTACCTGATCACCTGTGTCGGTTTGGGGTACGGGCGGTTTGAACCTCACGTCGATGCTTTTCTAGGCAGCATAGGATCACCGAATTCCCCATGCGGGGGTCCCATCAGATCTCAGAATCGTCATTGAAGACAACACAACGGATTTGCCTATCGTGTTTCCTACGTCCTTAGACCGGGACTACCATCGCCCGGCTCGGCTACCTTCCTGCGTCACACCTGTTAATACGTTTACATCCCCAACTCAGGTCCCACGCTCCCCACACACCCTGGTCCCGAAGGACACTCAATGGTGGTTTGGGTGGTTAGTATTATTGGTTCAATAGGGGCGGTTCTTCACCGGTACGGGAATATCAACCCGTTGTCCATCGACTACGCCTGTCGGCCTCGCCTTAGGTCCCGACTTACCCAGGGCAGATTAGCTTGACCCTGGAACCCTTGATCATTCGGCGGACGGGTTTCTCACCCGTCTTTCGCTACTCATGCCTGCATTCTCACTCGTGTAGGCTCCACCGCTAGTTCACACTGCGACTTCAATGCCTACACGACGCTCCCCTACCACTCCAAACCCCTGAACCAAAGGACGAACCTACTGGCTAGGGCAATGTTTGAAATCCACAACTTCGGCGGTGTACTTGAGCCCCGCTACATTGTCGGCGCGGAATCACTTGACCAGTGAGCTATTACGCACTCTTTTAAGGATGGCTGCTTCTAAGCCAACCTCCTGGTTGTCTAAGCAATCCCACATCCTTTCCCACTTAGCACACGCTTAGGGGCCTTAGTTGGTGGTCTGGGCTGTTTCCCTCTCGACTATGAAGCTTATCCCCCACAGTCTCACTGCTACGCTCTGACTTACCGGCATTCGGAGTTTGGCTGACGTCAGTACCTTGTAGGGCCCATTAGCCATCCAGTAGCTCTACCTCCAGTAAGAAACACGCAACGCTGCACCTAAATGCATTTCGGGGAGAACCAGCTATCACGAAGTTTGATTGGCCTTTCACCCCTACCCACAGCTCATCCCCTCCATTTTCAACTGAAGTGGGTTCGGTCCTCCACGCGCTCTTACACGCGCTTCAACCTGGCCATGGGTAGATCACTTCGCTTCGGGTCTAGATCACGCCACTAAACTCGCCCTATTCAGACTCGCTTTCGCTACGGCTTCCCCACACGGGTTAACCTCGCGACGTAACACTAACTCGCAGGCTCATTCTTCAAAAGGCACGCCATCACAAGAACAACTACACCCAAAGGTGCACGCTTGCTCTGACGGATTGTAAGCACACGGTTTCAGGTACTATTTCACTCCCCTCCCGGGTACTTTTCACCTTTCCCTCACGGTACTTGTCCGCTATCGGTCATTAGGTAGTATTTAGGCTTATCAGGTGGTCCTGACAGATTCACACGGGATTTCTCGGGCCCCGTGCTACTTGGATACTTTCCAGGGAGTGCACTGCATTTCAGTTACGGGACTCTCACCCTCTACGGTCGGCCATTCAAAACCGTTCACCTATACATGCACCATTCCCCTCACTGATCCGGCAGAATCAGAACGGTAAGTCCCACAACCCCGCACCATGCAACGCCCGCCGGCTATCACACATGACACGGTTTAGCCTGATCCGCGTTCGCTCGCCACTACTAACGGAATCACTATTGTTTTCTCTTCCTGTGGGTACTGAGATGTTTCACTTCCCCACGTTCCCTCCACACACCCTATATATTCAGGTGCAGGTCACCACCTCGACTTACACCGGGTAGCGGGGTTCCCCCATTCGGACACCCTCGGATCAAAGTTTGGTTATCAACTCCCCGAGGCTTATCGCAGATTCCTACGTCCTTCTTCGGCTCCTAATGCCAAGGCATTCACCGTGTGCCCTTAAAAACTTGACCACACACAAGCGGGTCAAACACAACACAACACCCACAAAGAGGCCCTGCATCATGATTATGTATCTTGATTATCGAAGAACCATGAAAACATCAACCACACCCAAAAGGTGCAGCATCAGATCCAGGTTCATTCATTTTCTCAAAGAAATTGCTTTCTTATAAAAGATGCTCGCGTTCACTATGTAGTTCTCAAACAACAACCCCACCACACACATCCCCACCAACAAACACCAAAGTGTCTTTCGTCAGTAAGTCCGTCATGTGCAGGAAACCAGGCACAACACAACTCCAACCGAAGGAAGGAACGTTGTTGTTCCAGGACCCAACAGTGTGCCAAACACCACCCACCACAACACAACAACCCTTGATGACTTTTCCTCCCACCCAAAGGGACGGTGTACTCGATTCAGATCGCCATGTACCAGCAGGCACCTATTTTATTGATATTCCACCCTTGAGCAACTCACCCAGAAACATGCGTTCTGGCAATGAGTCTTTACTCCTCACACCACCAATACGTCTCCATGCGGAGCCGATCGCGGCGTTTGGTGCTCCTTAGAAAGGAGGTGATCCAGCCGCACCTTCCGGTACGGCTACCTTGTTACGACTTAGTCCCAATCGCCAGTCCCACCTTCGACAGCTCCTCCCCACAAGGGGGTTAGGCCACCGGCTTCGGGTGTTACCAACTTTCGTGACTTGACGGGCGGTGTGTACAAGGCCCGGGAACGTATTCACCGCAGCGTTGCTGATCTGCGATTACTAGCGACTCCGACTTCATGGGGTCGAGTTGCAGACCCCAATCCGAACTGAGACCGGCTTTTTGGGATTAGCTCCACCTCACAGTATCGCAACCCATTGTACCGGCCATTGTAGCATGCGTGAAGCCCAAGACATAAGGGGCATGATGATTTGACGTCGTCCTCACCTTCCTCCGAGTTGACCCCGGCAGTCTCCTATGAGTCCCCACCATTACGTGCTGGCAACATAGAACGAGGGTTGCGCTCGTTGCGGGACTTAACCCAACATCTCACGACACGAGCTGACGACAACCATGCACCACCTGTAAACCGACCGCAAGCGGGGCACCTGTTTCCAGGTATTTCCAGTTCATGTCAAGCCTTGGTAAGGTTCTTCGCGTTGCATCGAATTAATCCGCATGCTCCGCCGCTTGTGCGGGCCCCCGTCAATTCCTTGAGTTTTAGCCTTGCGGCCGTACTCCCCAGCGGGGCACTTAATGCGTTAGCTACGGCGCGGAAAACGTGGAATGTCCCCCACACTAGTGCCCAACGTTTACGGCATGGACTACCAGGGTATCTAATCCTGTTCGCTCCCCATGCTTTCGCTCCTCAGCGTCAGTTAATGCCCAGAGACCTGCCTTCGCCATCGGTGTTCCTCCTGATATCTGCGCATTTCACCGCTACACCAGGAATTCCAGTCTCCCCTACATCACTCTAGTCTGCCCGTACCCACCGCAGATCCGGAGTTGAGCCCCGGACTTTCACGGCAGACGCGACAAACCGCCTACGAGCTCTTTACGCCCAATAATTCCGGATAACGCTTGCGCCCTACGTATTACCGCGGCTGCTGGCACGTAGTTAGCCGGCGCTTCTTCTGCAAGTACCCTCAACCACACAACGTGTGGCCTTGTTCCCTACTGAAAGAGGTTTACAACCCGAAGGCCGTCATCCCTCACGCGGCGTCGCTGCATCAGGCTTTCGCCCATTGTGCAATATTCCCCACTGCTGCCTCCCGTAGGAGTCTGGGCCGTGTCTCAGTCCCAGTGTGGCCGGTCACCCTCTCAGGCCGGCTACCCGTCGTCGCCTTGGTGAGCCATTACCTCACCAACAAGCTGATAGGCCGCGAGTCCATCCAAAACCAATAAATCTTTCAACTAAACCCCATGCGAGGTAAAGTCAATATCCAGTATTAGACCCCGTTTCCAAGGCTTATCCCAGAGTTAAGGGCAGGTTACTCACGTGTTACTCACCCGTTCGCCACTAATCCCCCGCAAGCGGGTTCATCGTTCGACTTGCATGTGTTAAGCACGCCGCCAGCGTTCATCCTGAGCCAGGATCAAACTCTCCGTTAATAACTAAACAGACACACACAATCACACCGGAAAAAGGTAATGAAAGCATGCACTAAATTCGAAACCAGCTAAACGATCATGCATCACCACAGGGGCGGCAACACACAACCAAATAACCAATTCAATATAAATAAATTGGTATCAATAAAACTTGGCACACTATTGAGTTCTCAAACAACAACTGCATTCGAGTACTTACTAATCAATATTTCATCATTAGTTTTCATCGTTGCGATATCCATACTTTATTTCATTTGTATTCATTTTGTCCACTCCGCACCATGTGCGGCTGGTCACTCCATGAATTCCATAAACCCTTATTTCTCATCATTATTTAGAACTCAAAAGAGTCATCAAAATCAATGAATTATTTAGGTTGGATACCTGCGAGATGGGAGACTATGAAACTTTGCTTCTTTCGAAGCGGCTCAACCTTGCGCAAGCAACAGATAGTAACAATACACAGATACTCGCCCCCACGCAAATCCAGGACGGGCACCCCCACC
The Arthrobacter alpinus genome window above contains:
- a CDS encoding ISL3 family transposase, which codes for MNELTLVHPDAATTIFNLDDYRVLETQTLSFGQRRIHIESTVESGCPGCGVISTRRHSGRQQRVRDIPVAGPVEVVWAKRRLFCDESLCPRKTFFEATIEVPARSRTTSRLRSALVRAVIDSGRAATETATAHGVSWWLVQKALNLAATKLPSVDLLRPRMLGIDEHRFRSVRFFKDPETKLWQRIEPWMTTIVDLDTSQILGVVDGRDHTGVGAWLIKRPLEWRLGVQVVAIDPSAAFRKALRMWLPRTAVSVDHFHLIQLANQALTEVRQQLSHQVRGRRGRAVDPAWAHRMLLLRAGDSLSDQARARLEKVFATDDPTGKLKAAWDVKEQVRTLLRTGSLEDAELAKEDLERLVKESKQPETTRLWRTICRWWKEIEVLIVTGATTGKVEANNTSIKHIKRTGRGFVNSTNYTTRIMLRSAARTAVNHP